The following coding sequences are from one Treponema bryantii window:
- a CDS encoding NADP-dependent isocitrate dehydrogenase has protein sequence MAKIQMKNAIAELDGDEMTRVLWKVIKDELLLPYIDLKTEYFDLGLKSRDDSDDKITYAAAEAIKRLHVGVKCATITSNQARVEEYKLKQLTPSPNGIIRAELDGTVFREPIFVSNIHGTVSCWKKPIVLGRHAYGDVYKNCEIKCPTAGKAELVFTGVDGKEIRKTIMDMKGPGIIQGIHNLDNSIESFARCCFTYALDRKLSVWFGAKDTISKTYDGNFKAIFQRVFDEEYKAKFDAAGIEYFYTLIDDAVARVMRSEGGFMWATKNYDGDVMSDMIASACGSLAMMTSVLVSPDGNFEYEASHGTVQKHYYRYLKGEKTSTNPVATIFAWTGALAKRGELDGTPELVEFAKRLEKATLQTIEEGYMTGDIARIAEPAAKEVLDSWQFISAIRSRL, from the coding sequence ATGGCAAAGATTCAGATGAAAAATGCAATCGCCGAACTTGATGGCGATGAAATGACACGTGTTTTGTGGAAGGTTATCAAGGATGAACTCTTGTTGCCTTATATTGATTTGAAGACAGAATATTTTGATCTCGGACTTAAGAGCCGCGATGATTCTGATGACAAAATTACCTATGCTGCTGCAGAAGCAATTAAACGTCTTCATGTAGGTGTTAAGTGTGCAACAATCACATCTAACCAGGCACGCGTTGAAGAATATAAACTGAAACAGCTTACTCCAAGTCCAAACGGAATTATCCGTGCAGAACTTGACGGTACAGTATTCCGTGAGCCAATCTTTGTAAGCAATATCCACGGTACTGTAAGTTGCTGGAAAAAGCCAATTGTTCTTGGTCGTCATGCTTATGGTGATGTTTACAAGAACTGCGAAATTAAATGTCCTACTGCCGGTAAAGCAGAACTTGTTTTCACTGGTGTTGATGGAAAAGAAATCCGCAAGACAATTATGGATATGAAGGGACCTGGAATTATTCAGGGAATCCACAATCTTGATAACTCAATCGAAAGCTTTGCACGCTGCTGTTTTACTTATGCCCTTGACCGCAAGCTTAGCGTTTGGTTTGGTGCAAAAGATACAATTTCTAAGACTTATGATGGAAACTTTAAGGCAATTTTCCAGCGTGTATTTGATGAAGAATATAAAGCTAAGTTTGATGCTGCTGGAATTGAATATTTCTATACTTTGATTGATGATGCAGTTGCTCGTGTTATGAGAAGCGAAGGCGGATTCATGTGGGCAACAAAGAACTATGATGGTGATGTTATGTCTGATATGATTGCATCAGCTTGTGGTTCTCTTGCTATGATGACTTCTGTACTCGTAAGCCCAGATGGAAACTTCGAATACGAAGCAAGCCACGGAACTGTTCAGAAGCACTACTACCGCTACCTCAAGGGTGAAAAGACTTCTACAAACCCTGTAGCTACAATCTTTGCATGGACAGGAGCTCTTGCTAAGCGTGGTGAACTCGATGGAACTCCAGAGCTTGTTGAGTTTGCAAAACGTCTTGAAAAAGCTACCCTTCAGACAATTGAAGAAGGCTATATGACAGGCGATATTGCACGCATTGCAGAACCAGCTGCTAAAGAAGTCCTCGATTCATGGCAGTTTATCAGTGCTATTAGAAGTAGACTGTAA
- the rbr gene encoding rubrerythrin, which yields MSKYSGTKTEQNLLAAFAGESQARNKYTYFSAVAEKEGLSKVAEIFKKTASNEEQHAKMWLTELGGINSTAENLKAAADGENYEWTDMYVGFAKTAEEEGFAELAAKFRAVAAIEKRHEDRYRSLIKDEDSKAEFAKSSVKVWECLKCGHIVTGPNAPEYCPTCGEYNQYFEVREDNYDLILTWGR from the coding sequence ATGAGCAAATACTCAGGAACAAAAACAGAACAGAATCTTTTGGCTGCCTTTGCAGGTGAATCTCAGGCGCGCAACAAATACACATATTTTTCTGCAGTAGCGGAAAAAGAAGGACTCAGTAAAGTTGCTGAAATCTTCAAAAAAACTGCAAGCAATGAAGAGCAGCATGCAAAGATGTGGCTTACAGAACTCGGCGGTATAAACAGTACAGCTGAAAATCTAAAAGCTGCAGCAGACGGCGAAAACTATGAATGGACCGACATGTATGTTGGTTTTGCTAAAACTGCAGAAGAAGAAGGTTTTGCAGAGCTCGCTGCTAAATTCCGTGCAGTTGCTGCAATTGAAAAACGCCACGAAGACAGATATCGCTCACTTATTAAAGATGAAGATTCAAAAGCAGAATTTGCAAAGAGTTCTGTAAAGGTTTGGGAATGTCTTAAGTGTGGTCATATTGTAACAGGACCAAACGCACCAGAATACTGCCCTACCTGTGGTGAATACAACCAGTATTTTGAAGTTCGTGAAGACAACTACGACCTCATTCTTACCTGGGGACGCTAA